One window from the genome of Natrinema caseinilyticum encodes:
- a CDS encoding CaiB/BaiF CoA transferase family protein gives MTTTESTSQLPLSGITVVELGNLVAAPFAGLMLGDLGADVIKVERPGTGDMIRQSGDSGDAIFTALNRNKRSVAIDLQTDAGREAYLELVSRADIVIENLRSGVTDRLGIGYDDLSEERDDLIYVSIGGFLQGGPYEDRPGMDVVGQAMSGMMRMTGFPGDKPLRGGTSIIDIGTGVYGAFGAMLALWMREATGTGQKIDAGLFETASHWTHYWTIFSQLFGDHPPLGTSHPAFGLYDVFETEPDEWLFVGVITKRHWPAFCEAIDAPALLEDDRFGTNEKRQENDEVLYDLIQEALRGRDRSAIVEALLDGGVPAAPINHPSELLDDPHLDALDLLVETQSGTDADVQAMLTPLTGTDIDVSHRRDPPSLGENTAAVFESFGLGDRYADLEADGAFGDASKDDT, from the coding sequence ATGACCACTACTGAATCCACATCGCAACTCCCGTTGTCCGGCATCACAGTCGTAGAACTCGGCAATCTCGTCGCGGCTCCCTTCGCGGGGCTCATGCTCGGCGACCTCGGCGCCGACGTGATCAAAGTCGAGCGACCGGGGACCGGCGACATGATCCGCCAGTCCGGCGACTCCGGCGACGCCATTTTCACGGCGCTCAACCGCAACAAACGGAGCGTGGCGATCGACCTCCAGACCGACGCCGGACGCGAGGCCTACCTCGAGCTCGTCTCGCGGGCCGATATCGTGATCGAGAACCTCCGGTCGGGAGTCACCGACCGGCTCGGTATCGGGTACGACGATCTAAGCGAGGAGCGCGACGACCTGATTTACGTCTCGATCGGCGGGTTCCTGCAGGGCGGCCCGTACGAGGATCGACCGGGAATGGACGTCGTCGGGCAGGCCATGTCGGGAATGATGCGGATGACCGGATTTCCGGGCGACAAACCGCTTCGAGGCGGGACGTCGATAATCGACATCGGAACAGGCGTCTACGGCGCGTTCGGGGCGATGCTGGCCCTGTGGATGCGAGAAGCGACCGGCACGGGACAGAAGATCGACGCCGGGCTCTTCGAAACGGCTTCGCACTGGACGCACTACTGGACCATCTTCTCACAACTGTTCGGCGACCACCCGCCGCTTGGCACCTCCCACCCCGCGTTCGGCCTCTACGACGTGTTCGAGACCGAGCCCGACGAGTGGCTGTTCGTCGGCGTCATCACCAAGCGCCACTGGCCGGCGTTCTGTGAAGCCATCGACGCACCAGCGTTGCTCGAGGACGACCGCTTCGGAACCAACGAGAAGCGACAGGAGAACGACGAGGTCCTCTACGACCTGATTCAGGAGGCCCTGCGGGGCCGGGATCGGTCGGCGATCGTCGAGGCGCTCCTCGACGGCGGCGTCCCGGCCGCGCCCATCAACCATCCGTCCGAACTGCTCGACGACCCGCACCTGGACGCGCTCGACCTCCTCGTCGAGACGCAGTCGGGGACCGACGCCGACGTTCAGGCGATGCTCACCCCGCTGACGGGCACGGATATCGACGTCTCACACCGCCGCGATCCGCCGTCGCTCGGCGAGAATACGGCGGCCGTGTTCGAATCGTTCGGGTTGGGCGACCGATACGCCGACCTCGAGGCGGACGGCGCGTTCGGCGATGCATCGAAAGACGACACGTAA
- a CDS encoding MFS transporter — protein sequence MTPDPRLVLSRRIYYGWVIAAGCLLMTMVVFGGSYAFGVFYEAFVDEFAVSRSVLALVFGIQTVFIYVVGVVAGWLVDRHGQRRVVAGSTVVLTAGFVWTAFARSYAELLAAFGVVTAVGMAGLYVVAYATIPLWFDRRRGTAAGLASAGLGVGLVVVPPVADHFISLFGWGEAMLVIAGGVGVIMSVVTVLFADDPETVAAETSVEFDAAESGPTRADGATEGVRSRRAIIASLPFALAFVGWVFVFAPVYVVLSHIVLYASEIGIGRSIAVGAITIIGLTTTVTRLSVGTVSDRFGRTRTFLVCACLVGIATLGLGSIEWIGARSIRTGAFAGLMVLFGVGYGGCGGLVSPQVADLFGSHNLNTLFAAMSVSFAFAGLLAPPLAGLTFDTVGSYTPALAVAGVGAILGAGCVFGAARTVPATAR from the coding sequence ATGACCCCCGACCCGAGACTCGTTCTCTCGCGACGGATATACTACGGGTGGGTGATCGCGGCGGGGTGTCTGCTGATGACGATGGTCGTGTTCGGCGGGAGTTACGCGTTCGGCGTCTTTTACGAGGCCTTCGTCGACGAATTCGCCGTCTCGCGGTCCGTTCTCGCGCTCGTCTTCGGCATTCAGACCGTGTTCATATACGTCGTCGGCGTCGTGGCCGGCTGGCTCGTCGATCGGCACGGACAACGACGCGTGGTCGCCGGTTCCACGGTCGTGTTGACCGCCGGGTTCGTCTGGACGGCGTTCGCGCGCTCGTACGCCGAACTCCTCGCGGCCTTCGGCGTGGTGACGGCGGTCGGGATGGCCGGCCTGTACGTCGTCGCGTACGCCACTATCCCGCTGTGGTTCGACCGACGACGCGGAACGGCTGCCGGCCTCGCGTCGGCGGGACTCGGCGTCGGTCTCGTCGTCGTCCCGCCGGTCGCGGATCACTTCATCTCGCTGTTCGGCTGGGGAGAAGCGATGCTCGTGATCGCCGGCGGCGTCGGCGTGATCATGTCCGTCGTGACGGTGTTGTTTGCGGACGACCCCGAGACGGTCGCCGCGGAGACGAGCGTCGAATTCGACGCGGCTGAGTCCGGGCCGACGCGTGCCGACGGGGCAACCGAGGGCGTCCGGAGCAGACGGGCGATTATCGCGTCACTCCCGTTCGCCCTCGCGTTCGTGGGCTGGGTGTTCGTTTTCGCGCCGGTATACGTCGTCTTGAGCCACATCGTCCTCTACGCCTCCGAAATCGGTATCGGGCGATCGATCGCCGTGGGCGCGATCACGATCATCGGACTGACGACCACGGTGACGCGGCTCAGTGTCGGCACCGTGTCGGATCGCTTCGGACGAACGCGAACGTTTCTCGTGTGCGCGTGCCTGGTCGGGATCGCGACGCTCGGTCTGGGAAGTATCGAATGGATCGGCGCGCGGTCGATCCGAACGGGCGCCTTCGCGGGACTGATGGTCCTGTTCGGCGTCGGATACGGGGGCTGTGGCGGACTCGTTTCGCCACAGGTCGCGGACCTGTTCGGCAGCCACAACCTCAACACGCTGTTCGCAGCCATGTCCGTCTCCTTCGCGTTTGCGGGCCTGCTGGCCCCGCCCCTGGCCGGGCTGACGTTCGATACGGTCGGGAGTTACACGCCCGCCCTCGCCGTCGCCGGGGTCGGTGCGATACTCGGAGCGGGCTGTGTGTTCGGCGCGGCCCGGACGGTTCCGGCTACCGCGCGATAA
- a CDS encoding carboxymuconolactone decarboxylase family protein, translating into MARITLPRQSDLPEEYQYLLGEDALGERELLQAIGANPPVLQTYMRHGTALWKHAGLPSRDVELAILAVARELDNEYEWHQHVGLARDVGVEHEEIRAISAGRFDAFDPADTALLEYARRAARREVDDDAHDLIEDQFDEETVAGIASLVGHYLGTAVVIDALELQPETAFVGWEPDDERIETYDRE; encoded by the coding sequence ATGGCTCGCATCACGCTGCCGCGACAGTCGGACCTTCCGGAGGAGTACCAGTATCTCCTCGGCGAAGACGCACTCGGCGAACGCGAACTGTTACAGGCCATCGGCGCGAACCCGCCGGTCCTTCAGACGTACATGCGCCACGGGACCGCGCTGTGGAAACACGCCGGCCTCCCCTCGCGGGACGTCGAGTTGGCGATCCTGGCGGTCGCTCGAGAACTGGACAACGAGTACGAGTGGCACCAGCACGTCGGACTCGCCCGCGACGTCGGCGTCGAGCACGAGGAGATCAGAGCGATTAGCGCCGGCCGTTTCGACGCGTTCGACCCCGCCGACACCGCGTTGCTCGAGTACGCACGACGGGCCGCTCGCCGGGAGGTCGACGACGACGCACACGATCTGATCGAGGACCAGTTCGACGAGGAGACGGTCGCGGGGATCGCGTCGCTGGTCGGCCACTACCTCGGCACCGCCGTCGTCATCGACGCGCTCGAGTTACAGCCGGAGACCGCGTTCGTCGGCTGGGAGCCGGACGACGAGCGGATCGAGACGTACGACCGGGAGTAG
- a CDS encoding CaiB/BaiF CoA transferase family protein, which yields MESANSPETDVLPLEGITVVDLTQVAAGPFATMALGDLGAEVIKIEAVGRGDRSRSIQPRPAYFDTLNRNKYSVAIDLKSDAGQEAAQRLVADADVFIESTKPGRAESFGLGYDTVSELNPDLIYCSISGFGRNSPYEELPAWDMLIQGMSGIMSITGEEGGQPLWSGLPSGDLIAGSYASQSVLAALYARERGRIDGEWIEVPMLDAAITWLTARAGYTFGFDDPFPRLGTHHPSILPFGKYDCADIPIVVAAGTQSFWRDFCRAIDRPDLVEDERFATMDGRVDNRTELDDIIEPILESESSDYWIDRFHDEGVPAGPIYDTKTVWEDEHVEQRELHQVMERDGRENADVIDQPVHFAHLGTQLEVAPQELGESTDSILERHGYSAADLERLREEGIIG from the coding sequence ATGGAGTCAGCGAATTCCCCGGAAACTGACGTATTACCCCTCGAAGGGATCACTGTCGTCGATCTGACCCAGGTCGCCGCCGGCCCGTTCGCGACGATGGCACTCGGCGACCTCGGGGCGGAAGTGATCAAGATCGAAGCCGTCGGCCGCGGCGATCGAAGTCGGTCTATTCAGCCACGGCCCGCCTACTTCGACACGCTGAATCGGAACAAGTACAGCGTCGCTATCGACCTCAAAAGCGACGCGGGACAGGAGGCGGCCCAGCGTCTCGTCGCCGACGCCGACGTGTTCATCGAGAGTACGAAACCCGGTCGCGCCGAATCGTTCGGACTCGGGTACGACACCGTGTCCGAACTGAATCCCGACCTCATCTACTGTTCGATATCCGGATTCGGCCGCAACAGCCCGTACGAGGAACTCCCAGCGTGGGATATGCTGATCCAGGGTATGAGCGGGATCATGAGTATCACGGGTGAAGAAGGCGGGCAACCGCTGTGGTCTGGCCTTCCGAGCGGCGATCTCATCGCCGGGTCCTACGCCAGCCAGAGCGTCCTCGCCGCGTTGTACGCCAGAGAGCGGGGTCGGATCGACGGCGAGTGGATAGAGGTACCCATGTTGGACGCCGCTATAACGTGGCTCACCGCCCGCGCGGGGTACACGTTCGGCTTCGACGACCCCTTCCCTCGTCTCGGGACGCACCACCCGTCGATCCTCCCGTTCGGCAAGTACGACTGTGCCGATATACCGATCGTCGTCGCCGCGGGAACGCAGTCGTTCTGGCGCGATTTCTGTCGCGCGATCGACCGACCGGACCTCGTCGAGGACGAGCGCTTCGCCACGATGGACGGCCGGGTCGACAACCGAACGGAATTAGACGACATCATCGAACCGATCCTGGAATCGGAATCGAGCGACTACTGGATCGATCGGTTCCACGACGAGGGCGTCCCCGCCGGCCCGATCTACGACACGAAGACGGTCTGGGAGGACGAACACGTCGAACAGCGCGAGCTCCACCAGGTCATGGAACGCGACGGCCGGGAAAACGCGGACGTGATCGACCAACCCGTCCACTTCGCCCACCTCGGCACCCAACTCGAGGTGGCGCCCCAGGAACTCGGCGAGAGCACCGATTCGATCCTCGAGCGCCACGGCTACTCGGCCGCCGATCTCGAGCGACTCCGAGAAGAGGGTATCATCGGGTAG
- a CDS encoding Zn-ribbon domain-containing OB-fold protein, with translation MSDKPVPTPSEDTARFWEACNEDRFVVQRCTDCGTERFYPAAACPNCWHTDFEEVELDGTGTVESFTVVHRAPTEAFEADTPYVVALVTMGAETDVTVMANVLADPGDVSVGDSVTMTWEERDGQQLYQFELAE, from the coding sequence ATGAGCGACAAACCCGTTCCGACGCCGTCCGAAGACACCGCCAGATTCTGGGAGGCCTGTAACGAAGACCGATTCGTCGTCCAGCGATGCACCGACTGCGGAACGGAGCGGTTCTACCCGGCGGCGGCCTGCCCGAACTGCTGGCACACGGACTTCGAGGAGGTCGAACTGGACGGGACCGGGACCGTCGAATCGTTCACCGTCGTTCACCGTGCGCCGACGGAGGCGTTCGAAGCGGACACGCCGTACGTCGTCGCACTCGTCACGATGGGGGCCGAAACCGACGTGACGGTGATGGCGAACGTCCTCGCGGATCCGGGCGACGTTTCGGTCGGTGACTCGGTCACGATGACCTGGGAGGAACGCGACGGCCAGCAGCTCTATCAGTTCGAACTCGCGGAGTAG
- a CDS encoding thiolase C-terminal domain-containing protein, with translation MGSTQRVAVTGIGESPIGSTPDMDSINLYATACLEAVDDAGLEKDDIDGLVTGYSLVDPKLMHSTVVADYLGLNLSYNESLRLGGATPFVGVCHAANAIRQGQCENVVIAFGDNRRTGFSKGDGVSNLATEVGHPEFENPFGPMVPSLYALIARKHMAEYGTTAEELATVSVACREHASMRGKGQQTDPIEVEDVLSSGLISSPLHKLECALISDCAGAVVVSSADAAADTRAPVELTGYGEGHGSEYIHRRNDLLYSPAVESGSTAFEMADRTPDDVDVAQLYDCFSITPLMLLEDLGFCEKGEGGSFVRERGITVDGDLPVNTHGGELSYAGAGVFHILEAARQIRGEAAETQVETDVALAHGVGGVLSTNATLLMEAW, from the coding sequence ATGGGATCGACACAACGGGTCGCAGTGACGGGTATCGGTGAGTCTCCGATCGGGAGTACCCCGGATATGGATTCGATCAACCTCTATGCGACCGCCTGTCTCGAGGCGGTCGACGACGCCGGACTCGAGAAAGACGATATCGACGGGCTCGTGACCGGGTACTCGCTCGTCGACCCGAAATTGATGCACAGCACGGTCGTCGCGGATTACCTCGGCCTGAATCTCTCGTACAACGAGAGCCTTCGTCTCGGCGGCGCCACGCCGTTCGTGGGCGTGTGCCACGCCGCGAACGCGATCCGGCAGGGACAGTGTGAAAACGTCGTGATCGCGTTCGGCGACAATCGGCGCACCGGGTTCTCGAAAGGGGACGGGGTGAGTAACCTCGCGACGGAAGTCGGCCACCCCGAGTTCGAAAATCCGTTCGGTCCGATGGTTCCGTCGTTGTACGCGCTCATCGCCCGAAAGCACATGGCGGAGTACGGGACCACCGCGGAGGAACTCGCGACGGTCTCGGTCGCCTGTCGCGAACACGCGTCGATGCGGGGGAAGGGACAGCAGACCGATCCGATCGAGGTCGAGGATGTGCTCTCCTCGGGATTGATCTCCTCGCCGCTTCACAAACTGGAGTGTGCGCTGATCAGCGACTGTGCCGGTGCCGTCGTCGTTTCCTCGGCCGACGCCGCGGCGGACACCCGCGCCCCCGTCGAACTCACGGGCTACGGGGAGGGACACGGCTCCGAGTACATCCACCGGCGAAACGATCTGCTGTACAGTCCCGCCGTCGAAAGCGGTTCCACGGCGTTCGAAATGGCCGACCGAACGCCCGACGACGTCGACGTCGCGCAGTTGTACGACTGCTTCTCGATCACGCCGCTCATGCTGCTCGAGGATCTCGGATTCTGCGAGAAGGGCGAGGGCGGTTCGTTCGTCCGCGAGCGGGGGATCACGGTCGACGGCGACCTGCCGGTGAACACGCACGGCGGGGAACTCTCCTACGCCGGCGCCGGCGTCTTCCACATCCTCGAAGCTGCGAGACAGATTCGCGGAGAGGCCGCGGAGACGCAGGTCGAGACGGATGTCGCGCTCGCCCACGGTGTCGGCGGCGTCCTGTCTACGAACGCGACGCTGCTCATGGAGGCGTGGTAA
- a CDS encoding MaoC/PaaZ C-terminal domain-containing protein: MTGKYFEEFEMGETFESRTRTVTEADVTFFAGLSGDYNEIHVSEEYAEDTMFGTRIAHGPLVFSIGLGLTTHIGYSEGTVIGLYGIDNMRFPNPVFPGDTVRTVQEVTDLEEKEKGGVVTLKTTVYNQDDDVCVVWDHRKMVQYGDE; this comes from the coding sequence ATGACAGGCAAATACTTCGAAGAGTTCGAGATGGGGGAGACGTTCGAATCGAGGACCCGAACCGTCACGGAGGCCGACGTGACGTTCTTCGCGGGTCTCTCGGGGGACTACAACGAGATTCACGTCAGCGAGGAGTACGCCGAGGACACGATGTTCGGAACGCGAATCGCCCACGGTCCGCTCGTGTTCAGCATCGGACTCGGCCTGACGACGCACATCGGCTATTCGGAAGGAACCGTCATCGGTCTCTACGGAATCGATAACATGCGATTCCCGAACCCCGTTTTCCCGGGCGATACCGTTCGAACGGTCCAGGAGGTAACGGACCTCGAGGAGAAGGAGAAAGGCGGCGTCGTCACGCTCAAAACGACCGTCTACAACCAGGACGACGACGTCTGTGTCGTCTGGGACCACCGGAAAATGGTCCAGTACGGCGACGAGTAG
- a CDS encoding MaoC/PaaZ C-terminal domain-containing protein, producing the protein MTESVGFEDLAVGDTFTSRTRTVTESEFTLFEGLMGAYHESHVSKTWCEDTGYGERIANGFLTLTCTAGLITAASPFRETIRAFYGMDGVRFPNPVYIGDTLQVTQEVIETESRDCGGVVALRTETHTQDDTLVLTYVHKVLVADSS; encoded by the coding sequence ATGACGGAATCCGTGGGCTTCGAAGACCTGGCCGTCGGCGACACGTTCACGTCTCGTACGCGAACCGTGACCGAGTCCGAGTTCACCCTCTTCGAGGGACTCATGGGCGCCTACCACGAGAGCCACGTGAGCAAAACCTGGTGCGAAGACACGGGCTACGGCGAGCGGATAGCGAACGGGTTCCTCACGTTGACCTGCACGGCCGGGCTGATCACCGCCGCCAGTCCGTTTCGGGAAACCATCAGGGCCTTTTACGGCATGGACGGGGTCCGGTTCCCGAACCCGGTCTACATCGGCGACACGTTGCAGGTAACACAGGAGGTAATCGAAACTGAGTCGAGGGATTGCGGCGGCGTCGTCGCCCTCAGGACCGAAACCCACACGCAGGACGACACCCTGGTTTTGACCTACGTCCACAAGGTCCTGGTCGCCGACAGTTCGTAG
- a CDS encoding acyl-CoA dehydrogenase family protein, with translation MTFDRTAEERMIYDSVTEALDGLDEAYWREHDAAHEFPSEFWDRLDEGGWLGLRIPEEYGGAGGSMREELTMVKAMTQTGAGYGAAFVYIVHSLVTIPLVRNGTEAQKETYLPKLANGELNSAFFLTEPQTGFDTLSMETTAEKDGDEWVIRGEKTYISNASRADLMLVMARTSEPSGDTRTDGMSMFLVDRNAHDVDIEVTPLDKLGLNYTDTSHVYINEIRVPEGSSLGPIDDGWPSILDILNPERMIVAAACIGAGNYVLDLASDYASDRVVFDRPIGKNQGVQFPLAEAKIHLETADAANRKAAWKYDHDEPCGFESNAANFVASEWGTKAANRAIQTLGGSGYMKDSEVERFWREMRLQEIAPVSQQMILNYVGEHVLDLPKSY, from the coding sequence ATGACATTCGATAGAACCGCGGAGGAACGGATGATTTACGACTCCGTCACCGAGGCGCTCGACGGACTCGACGAAGCGTACTGGAGAGAACACGACGCCGCCCACGAGTTCCCGTCGGAGTTCTGGGACCGGCTCGACGAGGGCGGTTGGCTCGGCCTTCGAATCCCCGAGGAGTACGGCGGTGCCGGCGGATCGATGCGCGAAGAACTCACCATGGTCAAGGCGATGACCCAGACCGGAGCCGGTTACGGCGCTGCCTTCGTCTACATCGTCCACAGTCTCGTGACGATTCCACTCGTTCGCAACGGGACGGAGGCCCAGAAGGAAACGTACCTCCCGAAACTCGCCAACGGAGAGCTGAACTCGGCATTTTTCCTCACCGAACCCCAAACCGGGTTCGACACCCTCTCGATGGAGACGACCGCGGAGAAAGACGGCGACGAGTGGGTCATTCGGGGAGAAAAGACGTACATCTCGAACGCGTCTCGAGCCGATCTCATGCTCGTCATGGCGCGGACGAGCGAACCGTCCGGTGATACCCGAACGGACGGGATGTCCATGTTCCTCGTCGACCGAAACGCCCACGACGTCGACATCGAGGTCACGCCTCTGGACAAACTCGGGCTGAACTACACCGACACCAGCCACGTGTATATCAACGAGATACGGGTGCCGGAGGGGTCGTCGCTGGGCCCGATCGACGACGGGTGGCCGAGCATTCTCGACATTCTCAACCCGGAACGGATGATCGTCGCCGCGGCGTGTATCGGTGCGGGCAATTACGTCCTCGACCTGGCGTCGGACTACGCGTCGGATCGGGTCGTGTTCGACCGCCCGATCGGGAAGAATCAGGGGGTTCAGTTCCCCCTCGCCGAGGCGAAGATTCACCTCGAGACGGCAGACGCCGCGAACCGAAAAGCGGCCTGGAAGTACGACCACGACGAGCCCTGTGGCTTCGAATCGAACGCGGCGAACTTCGTCGCGAGCGAGTGGGGGACCAAGGCGGCAAACCGTGCGATCCAGACCCTCGGCGGGAGCGGGTACATGAAAGACTCGGAGGTAGAGCGATTCTGGCGGGAGATGCGCCTCCAGGAGATCGCGCCCGTCTCACAGCAGATGATCCTGAACTACGTCGGCGAACACGTACTGGATCTCCCGAAGTCGTATTGA